The Haloplanus natans DSM 17983 DNA segment GGAGGGCAACGGTGCCGTGAGAGAAGCGTTCGTCCTCGAAGACGCCGAGGGCGCCCTTGACGAACACGGCGGCCGACTCCTCGACGATCGCCCCGTAGCGCTCGACGGTGTCGGAGCCGACATCGAGGAGGGGCTGGGTTTTCGACACGCCGTCGACGGGGCACTCTGTGCGTTCGTTGTTCTCGTCTTCGTACGCCAGATCGAGGGGGAGGCTGATCCGGGCGGCACGGTCGTCGAGGAGCGAGCGGATGCGCTCCGCGTTGCTCTCCCACTGGTGGTCGTACAGTTCCCCGTCGCCCACGTCGTAGCCGACGTCGTAGCCGGCGGCACGGAGGAAGAGTTCGCCGACGATCCCGCCGAGGAGGTAGTGGTCGATTTCGTCGTCGAGCGCGCTCATCACGTCGATCACGTCGGTCGCTTTGGCGCCGCCGAGCACCATCGTCACCGGGCCGTCGAACTCCCGGTTGGCGATGCTGGAGTTGGCCTCGTACTCCGCCGCCATGACACGCCCGGCGTAGGCGGGGAGGACGAGCGGAAAGCCGACGATGGAGGCGTGCGAGCGGTGGGCAACGGAGTAGGCATCGTCGACGTAGCAGTCGAACTCGGGGGCGAGCGTCCGGACGAACTCGCTGTTTGCGTGTTCCTCCGGGGACCGCTCCGGCAACTCGTCGTCGCACATCCGGACGTTCTCGAGCATGAGCACCTCGCCGGCGCCGAGCGATCGAACGGCGTCGATGGCGCGGTCACCGTACACGTCGTCGACGAAGGCGATGGGGCTCTCGACGTACTCCGCGAGCAGATCCGCGTGCTGGTCGAGCGAGACGAAGGAGTCCCGACCCGGCCGACCCTGATGGGCAACGACGACGACGCGGTGGTCGGACTCGACGAGTTCCCGAACGGTCCGGGCGTGGCGGGCGAACCGTCGGTTGTCCTTGACGATACCGTCCTCGACCGGCGAGTTGAGATCCAGTCGGACGAGGACGCGTTTCCCGGACCCGAGATCGTCGAGCGTCTTGAACATGACCTTCGTGTCGTGGATGGCGGGACCAGTATTTCAAACGGGCGATTCCCGGCCGAACGACCGTGTCATTCCCTACCGGGGACAGAAGGCTTTTGACCGGAACTTCCCTACAGTGGTCCATGAGAGGCGACGACCGCGACGACCCGTTCGGCGACATTTTCGACGAGATCGAACGGATGATGAACGAGATGACGGGCACCGGAAACGGGGCCGTCGGCGACGGCTCCGGATTCACCTCCGAAACGCACGTGGACGTCTACGA contains these protein-coding regions:
- a CDS encoding phosphoglycerate kinase, translating into MFKTLDDLGSGKRVLVRLDLNSPVEDGIVKDNRRFARHARTVRELVESDHRVVVVAHQGRPGRDSFVSLDQHADLLAEYVESPIAFVDDVYGDRAIDAVRSLGAGEVLMLENVRMCDDELPERSPEEHANSEFVRTLAPEFDCYVDDAYSVAHRSHASIVGFPLVLPAYAGRVMAAEYEANSSIANREFDGPVTMVLGGAKATDVIDVMSALDDEIDHYLLGGIVGELFLRAAGYDVGYDVGDGELYDHQWESNAERIRSLLDDRAARISLPLDLAYEDENNERTECPVDGVSKTQPLLDVGSDTVERYGAIVEESAAVFVKGALGVFEDERFSHGTVALLETIATTDCFSVIGGGDTSRAIELYGLDEGYFSHVSIAGGAYVRALTGQSLPGVEVLARNE